The following are encoded together in the Halopiger aswanensis genome:
- a CDS encoding NAD(P)/FAD-dependent oxidoreductase — MQSTPQVLVVGGGLAGLVAARHLAAGGVDVTVLEREETVGGRVRTTERDGYRFDRGFQVLFTAYPAVKRELDLETLDLRRFAPGATIARPNHRSTLADPRREPRTLPATLFNPDVSTGDKLRALALWWDLRNEDPAAIFDGDDDASIAQYLRDRGFSDRFLENFVGPFYGGITLDRSLSTSKRVFEYTFRTLAAGATAVPAAGMGAIPAQLADRAREAGATIETGVAVESVAATSDAPSSDTPASTDRGATVDTAGADALEADAVVVATDPPTARELTGVDAIPTDARACVTQYYRLSGEAAIGADRRLLLNAGEEGPNHVVPHSAVAPEYAPAGQTLLSATYLGEREESDAELAARTRETLESWFPERVFDDFERLHTDRIEFAQFDQPPGIHVGLPDARDPVGPVYLAGDYTQWSSIQGAMDSGREAAKAVLEDLSG; from the coding sequence AGTCGACACCGCAGGTACTCGTCGTCGGCGGAGGGCTCGCCGGCCTCGTCGCAGCCCGGCATCTCGCCGCCGGCGGCGTCGACGTCACGGTGCTCGAGCGCGAGGAAACGGTCGGCGGCCGCGTTCGGACCACCGAACGCGACGGCTACCGATTCGATCGGGGGTTTCAGGTGCTGTTCACCGCCTACCCCGCCGTAAAGCGGGAACTGGACCTCGAGACGCTCGACCTGCGCCGGTTCGCGCCGGGGGCGACGATCGCCCGACCGAACCACCGGTCGACGCTGGCCGATCCGCGACGGGAACCCCGGACGTTGCCGGCGACACTGTTCAATCCGGATGTTTCGACGGGTGACAAACTCCGCGCACTCGCACTCTGGTGGGACCTGCGCAACGAGGATCCGGCAGCGATCTTCGACGGCGATGACGACGCGTCGATCGCCCAGTATCTCCGCGACCGGGGTTTCTCCGACCGGTTTCTCGAGAACTTCGTGGGGCCGTTCTACGGCGGGATCACGCTCGACCGGTCGCTGTCGACCTCGAAGCGCGTCTTCGAGTACACCTTCCGCACGCTCGCGGCGGGCGCGACCGCCGTCCCGGCGGCGGGGATGGGCGCGATCCCGGCGCAACTCGCCGACCGGGCTCGAGAAGCCGGCGCGACGATCGAAACCGGGGTGGCGGTCGAGTCGGTTGCAGCTACGTCGGACGCCCCTTCGAGCGACACACCGGCGAGTACGGACCGGGGCGCGACCGTGGACACTGCCGGCGCCGACGCCCTCGAGGCCGACGCCGTCGTCGTCGCGACCGATCCGCCGACCGCCCGCGAGTTGACGGGCGTCGACGCGATTCCGACGGACGCGCGGGCGTGCGTGACCCAGTACTACCGCCTGTCCGGCGAGGCGGCGATCGGCGCCGACCGCCGCCTCCTGTTGAACGCCGGCGAGGAGGGGCCGAACCACGTCGTTCCCCACAGCGCGGTCGCCCCCGAGTACGCGCCCGCCGGCCAGACGCTGCTGAGCGCGACCTACCTCGGGGAGCGCGAGGAAAGCGACGCGGAACTGGCCGCCCGAACTCGAGAGACGCTCGAGTCGTGGTTCCCCGAGCGCGTTTTCGACGACTTCGAACGCCTCCACACTGACCGGATCGAGTTCGCGCAGTTCGACCAGCCGCCGGGGATCCACGTGGGGCTGCCGGACGCCCGCGATCCGGTCGGGCCGGTCTACCTGGCCGGCGACTACACGCAGTGGTCCTCGATCCAGGGCGCGATGGACAGCGGCCGCGAGGCGGCAAAGGCGGTGCTCGAGGATCTGTCTGGGTGA
- a CDS encoding metallophosphoesterase, translated as MVTDGGVDVDVDVPVSPLERAAYLPDADALLVADLHLGRAAASSVDAPIDDGADVRERLAALLERTGAGTVVVAGDLLHSFDRIPHGVAQDLSALESAVAAADADFVVTPGNHDTMLAEVEAFDGAVVDEYRLADGETIVCHGHERPTADAKRYVVGHDHPALSIEGRKRPCFLYGPGVYESDTGTGDPADVLVLPAFTRLAGGATVNGMRARDFQSPLVADADAFYPAVWDGEREESLWFPPLGQCRRLL; from the coding sequence ATCGTCACCGACGGCGGCGTCGACGTCGATGTCGACGTTCCCGTCTCGCCGCTCGAGCGCGCCGCCTACCTTCCCGACGCCGACGCACTGCTCGTCGCCGATCTCCACCTCGGTCGCGCCGCGGCCTCGAGCGTCGACGCGCCGATCGACGACGGCGCCGACGTCCGGGAGCGACTGGCCGCCCTGCTCGAGCGGACCGGTGCGGGAACGGTCGTCGTCGCCGGCGACCTCCTGCACTCGTTCGATCGAATTCCTCACGGCGTCGCGCAAGACCTATCCGCCCTCGAGTCGGCGGTCGCCGCAGCCGATGCCGATTTCGTGGTGACGCCGGGCAACCACGATACGATGCTCGCGGAAGTCGAGGCGTTCGACGGCGCGGTCGTCGACGAGTACCGACTCGCGGACGGCGAGACGATCGTCTGTCACGGCCACGAGCGCCCGACCGCCGACGCGAAACGGTACGTCGTCGGCCACGACCACCCCGCGCTGTCGATCGAGGGACGCAAACGGCCGTGTTTCCTCTACGGTCCTGGCGTCTACGAGTCCGACACCGGCACGGGCGACCCTGCGGACGTACTCGTCCTCCCCGCGTTCACCCGACTCGCCGGCGGCGCCACCGTCAACGGCATGCGCGCTCGAGACTTCCAGTCGCCGCTTGTCGCCGACGCGGACGCCTTCTACCCGGCCGTCTGGGACGGCGAGCGTGAGGAATCGCTGTGGTTCCCGCCGCTCGGGCAGTGTCGGCGGCTGCTGTAG